The following coding sequences lie in one Xyrauchen texanus isolate HMW12.3.18 chromosome 25, RBS_HiC_50CHRs, whole genome shotgun sequence genomic window:
- the LOC127618735 gene encoding retinoic acid-induced protein 2-like, giving the protein MMEEPYKDSATVEMPNPQEEVSNSVATTAGPVGKLEIKTTPIIPTETWNVSSPTITKRSLTPLLTLQAAPVATPAAESSNSVALKVATTLLQPICLGENPVVLPILAGPAAPQVGQSGATSYLMTSQGPMSLPLVLEQQVFQHLNPQLLQQTTTCPAISLPNNVLCQNPSLALGPPPVLDQKGPVLDTSLLTLLQNPNFAAILQDLFPGQGNSSPTCHPASSPQIDLASAFLPPPPISHPYSSPLASLVPPATLLVPYPIVIPLPVPLPIPVPIPVPVSTCKDSKVDVDSHKSTCTLSKSTQTSPTDISPHLTLSGKEMAFIQPTLPSSSSPVVTDGEVLDLSCRVPQPSMHVQSPQGVQPFQQDSVLDLSVPSIRKTCIQSYSTYGPLAPERERLCHIGDHVSSGALALGVLRPADYTPKLDTKLLSGLASLEFSRQHKWVVDSGHSSAMAGAVHESALGGSGNIEIVSTSQTAKVIVSVKDAMPAIFCSKLKGLSGVSTKNFSIKRDANQGTFAALPRVHGDQRRESSDQLKKIPKNRGIKVKKVSSQEIHILPIKKQRLTAFLPRK; this is encoded by the coding sequence ATGATGGAAGAACCTTATAAAGATTCTGCAACCGTAGAAATGCCAAACCCTCAAGAGGAGGTCTCTAACAGTGTTGCCACCACAGCTGGTCCAGTTGGGAAGCTTGAAATTAAGACCACTCCAATAATCCCAACCGAGACATGGAATGTAAGCTCTCCCACCATCACAAAACGATCCCTCACACCCCTGCTAACACTTCAGGCTGCCCCAGTGGCGACCCCTGCCGCTGAGTCTTCAAACAGTGTTGCCCTGAAAGTCGCAACAACTCTCCTTCAACCAATCTGCTTGGGCGAGAATCCAGTGGTGCTGCCTATACTTGCTGGCCCAGCTGCCCCTCAAGTTGGACAATCAGGAGCAACTTCATATCTGATGACTAGCCAGGGTCCCATGTCCCTGCCTCTAGTCCTGGAACAACAAGTCTTCCAACATCTGAATCCTCAATTACTTCAACAAACTACCACTTGTCCTGCAATTTCCCTTCCGAACAACGTCCTATGCCAGAACCCTTCCCTTGCTCTCGGTCCACCTCCAGTTCTGGACCAGAAAGGTCCAGTGTTGGATACTAGTTTATTGACTCTCCTTCAGAACCCTAATTTTGCTGCAATCTTGCAGGATCTCTTCCCTGGCCAAGGAAACTCTTCACCTACTTGTCACCCAGCGTCCTCCCCTCAAATAGACCTTGCCTCTGCTTTTCTTCCTCCTCCCCCTATCTCACACCCCTACAGCTCCCCACTAGCCTCTCTGGTGCCTCCGGCCACCCTGCTTGTCCCCTATCCCATTGTTATCCCACTACCAGTACCTCTTCCAATCCCAGTACCAATCCCAGTACCTGTTTCTACATGCAAGGACTCTAAGGTAGATGTAGACTCCCATAAATCAACTTGTACTTTGAGTAAAAGCACACAGACTTCCCCTACTGACATTTCCCCGCACTTAACATTATCTGGCAAGGAAATGGCATTTATCCAACCAACTCTTCCTTCTTCATCATCCCCTGTAGTGACAGATGGGGAAGTGCTAGACTTATCCTGTAGAGTGCCTCAACCATCAATGCATGTTCAGAGTCCACAAGGGGTCCAACCATTTCAGCAAGACAGCGTCCTTGATTTGTCTGTGCCTAGTATAAGAAAAACATGCATCCAGTCTTATAGCACATACGGGCCGTTGGCCCCTGAACGGGAAAGATTATGCCACATCGGGGACCATGTCAGCAGTGGGGCTTTGGCTCTTGGGGTTCTCCGGCCGGCAGACTACACCCCTAAACTAGATACCAAGCTGCTAAGTGGTCTAGCATCTCTGGAGTTCAGTCGACAGCACAAATGGGTGGTAGACAGTGGCCACAGTAGCGCAATGGCTGGGGCGGTACACGAATCTGCCCTTGGTGGAAGTGGTAATATTGAGATTGTCAGTACATCGCAGACTGCCAAAGTTATTGTGTCAGTTAAAGATGCTATGCCTGCCATTTTCTGTAGCAAGCTAAAGGGATTGTCAGGGGTTTCTACAAAGAACTTCTCCATCAAACGTGATGCCAATCAGGGGACATTCGCAGCACTGCCCAGGGTCCATGGTGACCAGCGAAGAGAATCCAGTGACCAACTcaaaaaaatccccaaaaatagAGGCATCAAAGTGAAGAAAGTGAGCTCCCAGGAGATTCATATACTGCCCATAAAAAAGCAAAGACTGACTGCGTTTCTTCCCCGAAAATAA